From Halobacteriovorax sp. GB3, a single genomic window includes:
- a CDS encoding RluA family pseudouridine synthase, with translation MSDLIDDFLQSEERENAQEIILEIKDEDIFEFKRLDQFLSKHLKDQSRSFIKALFDKGLISYVEGFSHTKKLELKKIPPKGCKIQIIIPPPRPADAQPEDIPLEIVYEDEHLVLINKPAGMVVHPAPGNYTGTLVNAILHHCKDIKGVGDQKRPGIVHRLDKGTSGVMVVAKDQKTHEGLVRLFSSHDIERRYECLVMGVKIPSEGTLESTIGRHPQNRLKQACDVKGGKRALTHYKVLEYFNSFSHMQMTLETGRTHQIRVHLSELLKKPILCDPLYGNPKEHLNRLGNDYKAIIKDYPHPFLHARVLGFVHPITKEKIRYEVEPPELFQKVLNYAKSELKDD, from the coding sequence ATGTCCGATTTAATAGATGACTTTCTTCAAAGTGAAGAAAGAGAAAATGCGCAAGAGATTATTTTAGAAATCAAAGACGAAGATATTTTTGAATTCAAAAGACTCGATCAATTTTTAAGTAAACATTTAAAAGACCAAAGTCGTTCATTTATAAAGGCCCTTTTTGATAAGGGCCTTATCTCTTATGTTGAAGGCTTTTCACATACTAAAAAACTTGAATTAAAAAAGATCCCACCAAAGGGATGTAAAATTCAAATTATCATCCCTCCACCAAGACCTGCAGATGCGCAACCAGAGGACATTCCTCTTGAAATCGTTTACGAAGACGAGCATCTCGTCTTGATTAATAAGCCAGCAGGCATGGTCGTTCATCCAGCTCCAGGAAATTATACAGGAACACTGGTCAATGCCATCCTTCACCACTGCAAAGACATTAAAGGGGTTGGAGATCAAAAAAGACCAGGTATCGTTCATCGATTAGACAAAGGCACAAGTGGTGTCATGGTCGTAGCTAAGGACCAAAAAACTCACGAAGGACTCGTAAGACTTTTTTCTTCTCACGATATTGAAAGACGTTATGAATGCTTAGTCATGGGTGTAAAAATCCCAAGTGAAGGAACACTTGAATCAACAATTGGGCGTCATCCACAAAATAGGCTTAAGCAAGCTTGTGATGTTAAAGGTGGTAAAAGGGCCTTAACTCATTATAAAGTCCTCGAGTACTTCAACTCTTTTTCTCATATGCAAATGACTCTAGAGACGGGGCGAACTCATCAGATTAGAGTCCACTTAAGCGAACTTTTGAAAAAGCCAATCCTTTGCGATCCTCTCTATGGGAATCCAAAAGAACACTTAAATCGTCTTGGAAATGATTATAAAGCGATTATCAAAGACTATCCTCACCCCTTCTTGCATGCAAGGGTTCTAGGCTTTGTT
- a CDS encoding helix-turn-helix domain-containing protein — protein MESTNKNYYEVLEVPTTATQEEIHQGYMQAKSAYGQDSLALYSLMSKDECEKILGLIEEAYTILSDPAKRSQYNDARGIETVGIEEIRKRELERRENEMREAVERKRETSMTKIVAAKKFSLEYDKNSDFEERIEQANEFPGEFLKEIREYKNVDMNRLAEMTKVSKTYLRNIEEEQFDNLPATVYVRGFVYQYAKCLKLNPELVATSYLYLLKQARGES, from the coding sequence ATGGAAAGTACTAACAAAAACTACTATGAAGTTCTTGAGGTTCCAACGACGGCAACTCAAGAAGAAATTCACCAAGGTTACATGCAGGCTAAATCAGCCTATGGGCAAGATAGCTTGGCCTTGTATTCTCTCATGTCGAAAGATGAATGTGAGAAAATCCTTGGATTAATTGAAGAGGCTTATACAATTCTCAGCGATCCTGCCAAACGCTCACAGTACAATGATGCTCGTGGTATAGAGACTGTTGGAATTGAAGAGATTAGAAAGCGTGAACTCGAGCGACGTGAAAATGAAATGCGCGAAGCTGTCGAGAGAAAGCGTGAAACAAGTATGACTAAAATCGTTGCAGCGAAAAAGTTTTCTCTGGAATACGACAAGAATTCTGATTTTGAAGAAAGAATTGAGCAAGCGAATGAGTTCCCTGGTGAATTCTTAAAAGAGATTCGTGAATACAAGAATGTTGATATGAATCGCCTTGCTGAAATGACAAAAGTTTCTAAAACATATCTTAGAAATATTGAAGAAGAGCAATTTGATAATCTACCTGCAACTGTTTATGTTCGTGGTTTCGTTTATCAATATGCAAAATGCTTAAAGCTTAATCCAGAACTCGTCGCAACGTCATACCTCTATCTTTTAAAGCAAGCCAGAGGGGAATCTTAG
- a CDS encoding AAA family ATPase, with product MTHISPFNESGSHLLDGQRRQKIWAIGGGKGGVGKSLVTANLSICLALVGYKVVTIDLDLGGANLHTTLGVPIPEKTLSDYLTKKVKNLNELLTQTPIENLSIISGAQDDVGIANLKQMQKNKILSKLTELDADYILLDLGAGTTFNTLDFFISADQGILVALPEPTSIENTYRFIKSVFHRKLAMAEDLLEIGPMIDQIMNAKISQNATPADLIQRVIEQNPDMGRRLQMEIQKLQPRLIINQVRTQADIDIGFSMKIICKKYFGINLDYAGYLNYDATVWQSVKKRRPLLMEFPNSALVNNFDQIVHKLLKLNN from the coding sequence TTGACACATATATCACCATTTAATGAATCAGGAAGTCACCTTCTAGATGGTCAGCGCAGACAAAAAATCTGGGCCATCGGTGGAGGAAAAGGTGGCGTAGGAAAAAGTTTAGTCACGGCAAACCTTTCAATTTGTCTGGCTCTCGTTGGCTACAAAGTCGTTACGATCGACCTAGACCTTGGTGGGGCAAACCTCCATACAACTCTAGGTGTACCAATTCCTGAAAAAACATTGTCCGATTATCTTACTAAAAAAGTTAAGAACCTTAATGAACTTTTAACTCAAACACCAATTGAAAACCTATCCATTATCAGTGGAGCGCAAGACGATGTTGGAATTGCCAATCTCAAGCAGATGCAAAAAAACAAGATCCTCTCTAAGCTAACTGAACTTGATGCTGATTATATTCTCCTCGATTTAGGAGCAGGAACGACTTTTAACACACTTGATTTCTTTATCTCTGCTGATCAGGGAATTCTCGTGGCCCTTCCTGAACCAACGTCTATTGAGAACACTTATCGTTTCATCAAGTCTGTCTTCCATAGAAAATTGGCCATGGCAGAGGACCTCCTTGAAATTGGTCCAATGATCGATCAAATCATGAATGCAAAAATATCGCAAAATGCGACACCTGCAGACCTAATTCAAAGAGTTATTGAGCAAAATCCAGATATGGGTCGAAGACTTCAAATGGAAATCCAAAAACTACAACCGAGATTGATTATCAATCAAGTTAGAACTCAAGCTGATATTGATATTGGTTTTTCTATGAAGATCATCTGCAAAAAGTACTTTGGAATCAATCTCGATTATGCAGGTTATCTGAACTACGATGCAACAGTTTGGCAAAGTGTAAAAAAGAGAAGACCTCTTCTTATGGAATTTCCAAACTCTGCCCTAGTGAACAACTTTGATCAAATTGTTCATAAACTTTTAAAGTTAAACAACTAA
- a CDS encoding diacylglycerol/polyprenol kinase family protein, with protein MFAESTRLHKRSDLHIVRKLWHITSGLAGLYAYYSVGHEAKQVGVFLMGFAIFAFIVELIRIKAPALNSSILKVMGPFMRESERNSLSGLPFFVSGVGLSLYLFDEEIAILSIFFLTFSDPLSSLVGILYGKDKILPNKSLQGSVAGFICCYFCTLIYGLNFLEPNVDLLIFATFAGVIGSVSELCSVFIDDNFTIPVISGLGLTLLNNFVPIF; from the coding sequence ATGTTCGCTGAGAGCACGCGTTTACATAAAAGGTCAGATCTTCATATTGTGAGAAAGCTCTGGCACATCACATCGGGACTAGCTGGACTTTATGCTTATTATTCTGTGGGTCATGAGGCCAAGCAAGTAGGCGTCTTTCTGATGGGATTTGCTATTTTCGCTTTTATTGTCGAATTGATTCGTATTAAGGCCCCTGCTTTAAACTCTTCGATTTTAAAAGTGATGGGACCTTTTATGAGAGAGTCCGAAAGAAATAGTCTCAGTGGTCTTCCGTTCTTTGTTTCTGGTGTTGGTCTTTCTCTCTATCTCTTTGATGAAGAGATTGCGATCCTTTCAATATTCTTTCTAACTTTTTCAGATCCTCTTTCTTCCCTTGTTGGAATCTTATATGGGAAAGATAAAATCTTACCGAACAAGTCATTACAGGGAAGCGTTGCAGGTTTTATCTGTTGCTACTTTTGTACATTGATTTATGGACTTAACTTTTTAGAACCAAATGTTGATCTCTTAATCTTTGCAACGTTTGCAGGAGTTATTGGATCTGTCTCTGAATTGTGCTCTGTTTTTATTGATGACAACTTTACCATTCCTGTTATTTCAGGACTTGGTTTAACGTTACTTAATAATTTTGTACCTATTTTTTAG
- a CDS encoding LON peptidase substrate-binding domain-containing protein — MEDALENIPILPIPNVVFFPNTSLPLFVVEPLYVQLIYDCIENNTPLGIAMADTDTFYNTGRLKPKNICGIGKPIILEELDDGSLKILIRGVGRVQLMHQEQHLPYPVYSVERYYDRSNVASSQSRHIARLKTILDEWLHQNIPDSIEREAFLRTLSSIYHVVDYICMFLIQDKELRQLLLENDSLNERIYMLDILLRDENPFNEDLIVVSAIKEFEQLEKFEKVGH; from the coding sequence ATGGAAGATGCACTTGAAAACATTCCCATTCTGCCAATCCCAAATGTTGTATTTTTTCCAAATACTTCGTTGCCACTTTTTGTCGTTGAACCACTTTATGTTCAGCTCATTTATGATTGTATCGAAAACAACACGCCACTAGGCATCGCCATGGCCGATACAGATACTTTCTATAATACGGGAAGGCTCAAACCAAAAAATATTTGTGGCATTGGTAAACCTATTATCCTAGAAGAGCTCGACGATGGTAGTCTCAAAATTTTAATTCGAGGAGTTGGAAGAGTTCAACTCATGCATCAGGAACAACATCTTCCCTATCCGGTCTACTCTGTTGAAAGATACTACGATCGAAGTAATGTTGCTTCATCTCAAAGTCGCCATATAGCAAGACTCAAAACGATTCTCGATGAATGGCTCCACCAAAATATACCAGACAGTATTGAGCGCGAGGCATTCCTAAGAACTCTTAGTTCTATTTATCATGTCGTCGATTACATTTGTATGTTTCTCATTCAAGATAAGGAACTAAGGCAACTTCTTTTGGAAAATGACTCTCTTAATGAAAGAATCTATATGCTCGACATACTCCTAAGAGATGAGAACCCTTTTAATGAAGACCTTATTGTCGTCTCTGCTATTAAAGAGTTTGAGCAATTAGAAAAATTTGAAAAAGTCGGCCACTAA